The Oncorhynchus mykiss isolate Arlee chromosome 8, USDA_OmykA_1.1, whole genome shotgun sequence genome includes the window AGTGAGTGTCTACGCGTGCTTGTAggatgggtgtgtatgtgtgagactccTGTGTCGGCAGAAACCCTCCCAATCACACTCTCATGTCTCTCTGCCCTGTAGGTATCCAAGGCCTCTGCGGACCTCATGCACTACTGTGGCGAACACGCCAAGTACGACCCTCTGCTCATGGGCATACCTGCCTCAGAGAACCCCTTCAAGGACAAAAAGCCTTGCACTATATTGTAGTGAAGCCTTTTTATTTATCTGTTTGCTTCTTAATGTTGCCTGTATTTTATTTTCCGGGGAGAATTGGGATCTAAAACCACTACTCATCCATCAATCTTGCCTTAAAGCCTGTAACATTTCCCTTTAATGAAAATGCTGTATTTTATCACTCAATTTGAACTTGCCATAGTTACATACATAACATACAGTAAACAGTTAGAATATACActgccattcaaaagtttggggtcacttagaaatggtccattaaaataacatcaaattgatctgaaatacagtggagacattgttaatgttgtaaatgaccattgtaactggaaatggcagattttttatggaatatctacattagCGTACAGAGGGCcactatcagcaaccatcagtcctgtgttgcaatggcacgttgtgttagttaatccaagttgataattttaaaaggctaattgatcattagaaaacccttttgcaattaggTTAGCAccgctgaaaactgttgttttgattaaagaagcaaataAACTGacattctttagactagttcagtatctggagcatcagcatttgtgggtttgattccaggctcaaaatggccagaaacaaagaactttcttctgaaactcgtcagtctattcttgttctgataaatgaaggctattccatacgagaaattgccaggaaactgaagatctcgaacaacgctgtgtactactcccttcacagaacagaacaaactagctctagaaagaggagtgggaggccccggtgcacaacatggtgtttatacttgcttactattgtttgtacagatgaacgtggtaccttcaggcgatttggaaattgctcccaagaatgaaccagacttgtggaggtctacaattttttttctgaggttttggctgatttctttaggttttcccatgatgtcaagcaaagaggcactgggtttgaaggtaggccttgaaatacatccacaggtacatctccaattgactctagcctatcagaagcttctaaagccatgacataattttctggaattttccaagctgtttaaaggcacagtcaacttagtgtatgtaaacctctgatccactggaattgtgatacagtgaatcataagtgaaataatctgtctgtaaacaattgttggaaaaacgacttgtgtcatgcataaagtagatgtcctaaccgacttgccaaactatagtttgttaacaagacatttgtggagtggttgaaaaacgagttgtaacgactccaacctaagtgtatgtaaacttccaacttcaactgtagatagtcctttaaaaatcagccgtttccagccacagtaatcatttacaacattaacaatgtgtacactgtatttctgatcaatttgatgttattgtaatggaCAGAAAAAtgccttttctttcaaaaacaaggcaatttctaagtgaccccaaacttttgaacggcagtgtacaTTGGGACATTGACTGTTAGTTTCTGTCTGATTTAGCTCAGTGGATTTAGCCATGGTATCCATCCATCACTTTAACAAGTCTGTTATTTGTCTTCAATCGTATCTGCTGTCATGTGTGTTACAATGACCGTATATAATGTATTTTAGGCTTTGGAGTCTGGGTTGGGACATTTGACTGTATCTTCTCCCCATTGACTCATGCTGTTTATTAATAACTTCCTGGTTTAGCAGGGAGTCACCTGGGTTGTCAGTGACCAATGGAGGAAGTAGACATCATCAGAGCCTTCTATTAATGTAAAGAGCAGAAGTGTTTGGTTAGTGCAGAGCATATGTCAACTCAATGCCAATTGTCGGATAGGAAACTGCAATGTGTTGCTGAGGCAGGTCATTCACCTAGACAACCTTAGTATACAGCACTCCTCCCAGCCATTCAAACCAGGTGTTACATAACCTAACACTGTGAGCCAAGTCGCCTTACGTATTATTTAAGATAGAGATCATATAATTCATGTATAGTTTGGTATTTTAAAGAGGTACAAGTATTCTGTTGGAAGAGACCATAGAAGATGCATCCGCTGGGCGTGTGGGTTGGAATTAACAATGTAATAAATGATTTTCACTCCAACCATGTGCACTATATCATGTATTCAAGGCTGACCCCAAAGTCCAGAGATAAGTGTCCTGTTGAACAGTAAAGAATAGAATGTGCTGTATGACCCGTCGTTCAGCTGTTGGGAACATGTCCCCCCGTGACAAATCTAGATGAAACTAACCAGCTGTATCTGTGTGGTTAGCACTTACGGGCTGGAAAGTACAATTATCTTTTGGGAACAATGAATCTTTCTGTGCTGAATTGCAGTGATTTCTAACTGAATCGTGCCATCGTTATGTCTTACGCCTTGTCACTAGTAAAAGAGAAACAAAAACATGTCTGGTTGTACTTACCTGGTGCTACTGTTTGTATTGTTGGTGTTAGCCCCCCTCCTCTAAAAGGTACTTCATTAGTCATAAAGGTCTTGAAATCAGAGACAAGGAAACCcagtaatccattttgaattcttcAGCGATGACAATTGTATCTCGACTATGTTTCTCTCTTAACAATGGGTTTTAATTGCCACAAACTTAGTACGCTAAATCAGGCTACCGTTAATTTGTGTGCCATCACCAGATAATTCTGATTCAACCAGCATACCAGAAATGGCCTTAATGTACCCTTTGGGAGACTCTTACGTGACCCTTGTGAATCTGGTGGATTAAAGACATCTGTATGTGGCTTTTGTTCTCTCGCTGCCGTAGTACAGTCGCTCCTACTGTTATTAAACATGCTTTTATCATTGCACCTTGTTTTGTCTGCCTCTTTGTTGCTTTCTCGCGTAACATGCTAGCTTCCCTCAGGGAAGTCTTTTTTTTCATTACGAGTCTGACGATTTGTTGCTTTCTCGCGTAACATGCTAGCTTCCCTCAGGGAAGTCTTTTTTTCATTACGAGTCTGACGATTTGTTGCTTTCTCGCGTAACATGCTAGCTTCCCTCAGGGAAGTCTTTTTTTTCATTACGAGTCTGACGATTTGTTGCTTTCTCGCATAACATGCTAGCTTCCCTCAGGGAAGTCTTTTTTTCATTACGAGTCTGACGATTTGTTGCTTTCTTGCGTAACATGCTAGCTTCCCTCAGGGAAGTCTTTTTTTTCATTACGAGTCTGACGATTTGTTGCTTTCTCGCGTAACATGCTAGCTTCCCTCAGGGAAGTCTTTTT containing:
- the gng12a gene encoding guanine nucleotide-binding protein G(I)/G(S)/G(O) subunit gamma-12a isoform X1 — encoded protein: MSSKMPSSNNIAQARRTVQQLRIEASIERIKVSKASADLMHYCGEHAKYDPLLMGIPASENPFKDKKPCTIL